One genomic window of Novosphingobium aureum includes the following:
- a CDS encoding branched-chain amino acid aminotransferase — protein MASIAEADIAFTTVPHPAPVSDEVRAQVLANPGFGTSFTDHMVTIEWTEGKGWHDAVIGPRQPIALDPAASVLHYAQEIFEGLKAYKQADGAIALFRPEANAARFNRSAERLAMPALPEATFIEAIEKLVALDKAWIPEGEGASLYLRPFMIATEAFLGVRPAKNYKFIVIASPAGNYFKSGAPAVSIWVSEYTRAAPGGTGAAKCGGNYAASLVPQGEAIARGHDQVVFLDAAEHKWIEELGGMNLFYVFDDGRVLTPALTGTILPGITRDSLITLLREEGLTLEEGRYSLDQWRDDAASGKLVETFACGTAAVVTPVGKVAGQQGEFTIGSGGPGQLTGKIKNRLVAIQRGEAPDTHGWIRKIG, from the coding sequence ATGGCGAGCATCGCCGAAGCCGACATTGCCTTCACCACCGTGCCCCACCCCGCCCCCGTCAGCGACGAGGTGCGCGCGCAGGTACTTGCCAACCCGGGCTTCGGCACCAGCTTCACCGATCACATGGTCACCATCGAGTGGACCGAGGGCAAGGGCTGGCACGATGCGGTCATCGGCCCGCGCCAGCCGATCGCGCTCGATCCGGCGGCCTCGGTGCTGCACTACGCCCAGGAGATCTTCGAGGGCCTCAAGGCCTACAAGCAGGCCGACGGCGCCATCGCGCTGTTCCGCCCCGAGGCCAATGCCGCGCGCTTCAACCGCTCAGCCGAACGCCTCGCCATGCCCGCCCTGCCCGAGGCCACCTTCATCGAGGCGATCGAGAAGCTCGTCGCGCTCGACAAGGCGTGGATCCCCGAGGGCGAAGGCGCCTCGCTCTACCTGCGCCCCTTCATGATCGCGACCGAGGCCTTCCTCGGCGTGCGCCCTGCCAAGAACTACAAGTTCATCGTCATCGCCAGCCCTGCGGGCAACTACTTCAAATCTGGCGCCCCGGCGGTCTCGATCTGGGTCTCCGAGTACACCCGCGCGGCACCGGGCGGCACCGGCGCTGCCAAGTGCGGCGGCAACTACGCCGCCAGCCTCGTGCCGCAGGGCGAGGCAATCGCGCGCGGGCACGACCAGGTCGTGTTCCTCGATGCCGCCGAGCACAAGTGGATCGAGGAACTGGGCGGCATGAACCTGTTCTACGTCTTCGACGACGGGCGCGTGCTGACCCCGGCGCTGACCGGCACGATCCTGCCCGGCATCACCCGCGACAGCCTCATCACCCTGCTGCGCGAGGAAGGCCTGACCCTCGAGGAGGGCCGCTACAGCCTCGACCAGTGGCGCGATGACGCGGCATCGGGCAAGCTCGTCGAGACTTTCGCCTGCGGCACCGCCGCGGTCGTCACCCCGGTCGGCAAGGTTGCCGGCCAGCAGGGCGAGTTCACCATCGGTTCGGGCGGCCCGGGCCAGCTCACCGGCAAGATCAAGAACCGTCTCGTCGCCATCCAGCGCGGCGAGGCTCCCGACACGCACGGCTGGATCCGCAAGATCGGCTGA
- a CDS encoding acyltransferase family protein produces MAHGNMGSAQRRSDAIALARVLCIGGVVYVHAWTGLGGESLEAMRGTWQENLRWVLMEVFGRSAVPLLGIISGYLVDGSRRIDDWRAHVARKARTILLPMVAWNAIALVLVCGAALTIGLAAPIPRSVGWTLQELLILSHPPDINVQMPFLRDLFLCMVLAPLISRLPVRGLLGVVAIAAAGHVFAFGEPLFLRISILMFFALGMIARRASLPERIGATAMPVLFAPFAILIAVRIGLDFRPPVEGAERAFAAFDLALRVAAAAFFWKLAWTLAVWPGRSRILRIEPYAFFYFAAHLVVIWLGGPLLGKLTGKLGAPLYPLGLLLQPVLVALIVIPAAALLDRHAPAVASLLSGGRLDRRRTAERARLAVPSGPERGTAGRTNLPPAPRPTPEPSGPSA; encoded by the coding sequence TTGGCACATGGAAACATGGGCTCCGCGCAGCGCAGGTCCGATGCGATCGCGCTGGCGAGGGTCCTGTGCATTGGAGGCGTCGTCTACGTGCATGCGTGGACGGGTCTTGGCGGAGAGAGCCTCGAGGCGATGCGCGGCACCTGGCAGGAGAACCTGCGCTGGGTGCTGATGGAAGTCTTCGGGCGCAGCGCCGTCCCCCTGCTCGGCATCATTTCCGGCTATCTGGTCGACGGCTCGCGCCGCATCGACGACTGGCGCGCGCACGTCGCGCGCAAGGCGCGCACGATCCTGCTGCCGATGGTGGCATGGAACGCGATCGCGCTCGTGCTGGTGTGCGGCGCGGCGCTGACCATCGGGCTCGCCGCCCCGATACCGCGCTCGGTCGGCTGGACCTTGCAGGAACTGCTGATCCTCTCCCATCCGCCCGACATCAACGTGCAGATGCCGTTCCTGCGCGACCTTTTCCTGTGCATGGTGCTCGCCCCGCTGATCTCGCGCCTGCCGGTGCGCGGCCTGCTTGGCGTAGTCGCCATCGCCGCGGCAGGCCATGTCTTCGCGTTCGGCGAGCCGCTGTTCCTGCGCATCTCGATCCTGATGTTCTTCGCGCTCGGCATGATCGCGCGCCGCGCGTCACTGCCCGAGCGCATTGGCGCGACCGCGATGCCCGTGCTCTTCGCCCCCTTCGCGATCCTCATCGCGGTGCGCATCGGGCTCGACTTCCGCCCTCCCGTCGAGGGAGCCGAGCGCGCCTTTGCGGCCTTCGACCTTGCCCTGCGCGTGGCGGCGGCAGCCTTTTTCTGGAAGCTTGCCTGGACCCTCGCCGTCTGGCCCGGCCGCAGCCGTATCCTGCGCATCGAGCCTTACGCCTTCTTCTACTTCGCTGCGCACCTCGTCGTGATCTGGCTGGGCGGGCCGCTCCTGGGCAAGCTGACCGGCAAGCTGGGCGCGCCGCTCTACCCGCTGGGCCTGCTGCTCCAGCCGGTCCTCGTCGCGCTGATCGTCATCCCCGCGGCCGCGCTGCTCGATCGCCACGCACCGGCAGTCGCGAGCCTCCTGAGCGGGGGCCGGCTCGACCGGCGGCGCACCGCCGAGCGCGCGCGCCTCGCAGTGCCGTCAGGGCCCGAGCGCGGCACCGCCGGGCGCACAAACCTGCCCCCGGCCCCGCGCCCCACCCCCGAGCCCTCGGGCCCGAGCGCCTGA
- a CDS encoding TlyA family RNA methyltransferase, translating into MSDASKPPSSAKPSAAGAKPPAKKARVDQMLVERGLAESRTRAQALVMAGLVFSGETKIAKPGQSLKGDAPLEVRGRDHPWVSRGGIKLAHAIEHFELDPTGAIAMDVGSSTGGFTDVLLTNGATRVFAVDSGTNQLAWKLRQDPRVTVLEQTSARILTPEMIDAPCNWVVCDASFIGLAKVLEVPLRLAAPECRLVALIKPQFEVGRGEVGKGGVVRDPALHQRVCDEVRDWLEGDGWQIQGIVESPITGPEGNVEFLVSAWRTSNNVQA; encoded by the coding sequence ATGTCCGACGCGTCCAAGCCCCCGTCCAGCGCAAAACCCTCAGCGGCTGGCGCCAAACCGCCTGCGAAGAAGGCGCGCGTCGACCAGATGCTCGTCGAGCGCGGGCTCGCCGAGAGCCGTACCCGCGCGCAGGCGCTGGTGATGGCCGGGCTGGTCTTCTCGGGCGAGACCAAGATCGCCAAGCCAGGTCAGTCGCTCAAGGGCGATGCCCCGCTCGAGGTGCGCGGGCGCGACCACCCCTGGGTCTCGCGCGGCGGGATCAAGCTGGCCCATGCGATCGAGCATTTCGAACTCGATCCCACCGGAGCCATCGCGATGGACGTGGGCTCCTCGACCGGCGGCTTCACCGACGTGCTGCTGACCAATGGCGCGACCCGCGTCTTCGCGGTCGATTCGGGCACCAACCAGCTCGCCTGGAAGCTGCGGCAGGACCCTCGGGTGACCGTGCTCGAGCAGACCAGCGCGCGTATCCTCACGCCCGAGATGATCGACGCGCCGTGCAACTGGGTGGTGTGCGATGCGAGCTTCATCGGGCTCGCCAAGGTGCTCGAGGTGCCCTTGCGCCTCGCGGCGCCCGAGTGCCGGCTGGTGGCGCTGATCAAGCCGCAGTTCGAGGTCGGGCGCGGCGAGGTCGGCAAGGGCGGGGTGGTGCGCGACCCTGCATTGCACCAGCGCGTGTGCGACGAGGTGCGCGACTGGCTCGAGGGCGACGGCTGGCAGATCCAGGGCATCGTCGAAAGCCCGATCACCGGCCCCGAGGGCAATGTCGAGTTCCTTGTCTCGGCATGGCGCACTTCAAATAACGTTCAAGCGTGA
- a CDS encoding TspO/MBR family protein: protein MNLLASQGQLRASLLRWALVCVPAVVLLGFLSGMLAQSGPDNPWFAALEKPAAFPPPALFGIVWTILYAMMGLSLAMILSARGARGRGLAVLAFAVQFLLNLAWSPVFFAMHQITGALVVILLLDVAVIVTIVLFSRLRAVAALLLVPYLAWILFATYLTFAFLQANPALDGVENANSVIRYAI from the coding sequence ATGAACTTGCTTGCGTCTCAAGGTCAGCTTCGCGCCAGTCTGCTGCGCTGGGCGCTGGTATGTGTTCCCGCGGTGGTGCTGCTCGGATTTCTCTCGGGGATGCTGGCGCAGAGCGGTCCCGACAATCCCTGGTTCGCCGCGCTCGAGAAGCCTGCGGCATTCCCGCCGCCCGCACTCTTCGGGATCGTCTGGACGATCCTCTATGCGATGATGGGCCTCTCGCTGGCGATGATCCTTTCCGCACGCGGTGCGCGCGGGCGCGGGCTCGCGGTGCTGGCCTTCGCGGTGCAGTTCTTGCTCAACCTCGCCTGGTCGCCGGTGTTCTTCGCGATGCACCAGATCACCGGAGCGCTGGTGGTGATCCTCCTGCTCGACGTCGCGGTGATCGTGACCATCGTGCTGTTCTCGCGCCTGCGCGCCGTGGCCGCGCTGCTGCTGGTACCCTATCTCGCCTGGATCCTCTTCGCGACCTATCTCACTTTCGCTTTCCTCCAGGCCAATCCCGCGCTCGACGGGGTCGAGAACGCGAATTCGGTGATCCGCTACGCGATCTGA
- a CDS encoding accessory factor UbiK family protein yields the protein MQSENPFVADFVKMMNSAAGTFAGMTREARDNMRERAREFMGDMDFVSREEFDAVKEMAATARAECEELKARLDELEAKQLRGA from the coding sequence ATGCAGAGCGAAAACCCCTTTGTCGCAGACTTCGTCAAGATGATGAACAGCGCCGCCGGCACCTTTGCCGGCATGACCCGCGAAGCGCGTGACAACATGCGCGAGCGTGCCCGGGAGTTCATGGGAGACATGGACTTCGTCAGCCGCGAGGAATTCGACGCGGTCAAGGAAATGGCCGCGACCGCGCGCGCCGAGTGCGAGGAACTGAAAGCCCGCCTCGACGAGCTTGAGGCCAAGCAGCTTCGCGGCGCCTGA
- the recO gene encoding DNA repair protein RecO: MNLRAPALVCAVRGHGETAVIARMLTCEAGMVAAYVAGGRGRTLRPVLIPGNSIEAELRSRSEGQLPFARIELVRSRAPWLAEPLPAAAIGWVTALCATVLPERQPYPALYEALGGLLEAVCMAPSARSWAIPLMSFEVLVLRELGYGVPVQRPQDGDWPEILATFDRLGRELARYPLADRRENVMAARTLLRERLGRIQG, translated from the coding sequence ATGAACTTGCGTGCGCCCGCTCTCGTATGTGCGGTGCGCGGCCATGGCGAGACCGCCGTGATCGCGCGCATGCTCACCTGTGAGGCGGGCATGGTCGCGGCCTATGTCGCGGGCGGGCGCGGGCGCACGCTGCGTCCGGTGCTGATCCCGGGCAACAGCATCGAGGCTGAGCTGCGCAGCCGCTCCGAAGGCCAGCTTCCTTTCGCGCGCATCGAGCTGGTGCGCAGCCGCGCGCCCTGGCTAGCCGAGCCGCTGCCCGCTGCCGCGATCGGCTGGGTCACCGCGCTTTGCGCCACCGTCCTGCCCGAACGCCAGCCGTACCCCGCACTCTACGAGGCGCTGGGCGGATTGCTCGAGGCGGTGTGCATGGCGCCTTCGGCGCGCAGCTGGGCGATCCCGCTCATGTCCTTCGAGGTCTTGGTGCTGCGCGAACTGGGCTACGGCGTCCCGGTCCAGCGCCCGCAGGACGGAGACTGGCCGGAAATCCTCGCCACATTCGACCGTCTCGGGCGCGAACTGGCGCGCTACCCGCTTGCCGATCGGCGCGAAAACGTTATGGCGGCCCGCACCCTGCTGCGCGAGCGGCTGGGTCGAATTCAGGGTTGA
- the leuB gene encoding 3-isopropylmalate dehydrogenase: protein MRIAVFAGDGIGPEVTSEAVRVLQALDLPGLELVEGDVGGAAYRKHGHPLPAETLDIARSAEAVLFGAVGDFDLDHLERHLRPEQAVLGLRKELGLFANLRPARVFKGLEDLTSLRPEVAQTIDLLIVRELNGDVYFGEKGMRTLEDGRRQGWDMMSYAEDEVRRIAHAGFKAAMTRGKKLCSVDKANVLETSQLWRDVMIEVAAEYPEVELSHMYVDNAAMQLVKNPGAFDVVVTGNLFGDILSDQASMCVGSIGLLASASLAEGTFGLYEPIHGSAPDIAGKGIANPMATILSAAMMLRHSFGMEAEAVRIEDAVAATLAAGIKGGDLGGSAGTKEIGDAVLARL, encoded by the coding sequence ATGCGCATCGCGGTATTTGCAGGCGACGGAATCGGGCCGGAAGTCACCAGTGAAGCGGTGCGCGTGCTTCAGGCGCTCGATCTTCCCGGCCTCGAACTCGTCGAGGGCGACGTCGGCGGCGCGGCCTACCGCAAGCACGGTCATCCGCTTCCCGCCGAGACGCTCGACATTGCCCGCTCCGCCGAGGCGGTGCTGTTCGGCGCGGTCGGCGATTTCGATCTCGACCATCTCGAGCGTCACCTGCGCCCCGAACAGGCCGTGCTCGGCCTGCGCAAGGAGCTTGGCCTCTTCGCCAACCTGCGCCCGGCGCGCGTGTTCAAGGGGCTGGAGGATCTCACCAGCCTGCGCCCCGAAGTCGCGCAGACCATCGACCTTCTGATCGTGCGCGAGCTTAACGGCGACGTCTACTTCGGCGAGAAGGGGATGCGCACGCTCGAGGACGGGCGTCGTCAGGGCTGGGACATGATGTCCTATGCCGAGGACGAGGTGCGCCGCATCGCGCACGCCGGTTTCAAGGCGGCGATGACCCGCGGCAAGAAGCTGTGCTCGGTCGACAAGGCCAACGTGCTCGAGACATCGCAGCTGTGGCGCGACGTCATGATCGAGGTTGCCGCCGAGTACCCCGAGGTGGAACTGAGCCACATGTACGTCGACAACGCGGCGATGCAGCTGGTCAAGAACCCGGGCGCATTCGACGTGGTCGTCACCGGCAACCTGTTTGGCGACATCCTCTCGGACCAGGCCTCGATGTGCGTCGGCTCGATCGGCCTGCTCGCTTCGGCCAGCCTCGCCGAGGGGACTTTCGGCCTCTACGAGCCGATCCACGGTTCGGCGCCCGACATCGCGGGCAAGGGCATCGCCAACCCGATGGCGACGATCCTCTCCGCCGCGATGATGCTGCGTCATTCCTTCGGCATGGAAGCCGAGGCGGTGCGCATCGAGGACGCGGTGGCAGCCACGCTCGCCGCCGGAATCAAGGGCGGGGACCTTGGTGGAAGCGCCGGAACGAAGGAAATCGGTGACGCGGTGCTCGCACGCCTGTAA
- a CDS encoding glycosyltransferase gives MTNTGPQSVETPGADSAPVADARPLELAIVLPTYNERRNVATMVERIDRELKGIAWEVIFVDDNSPDGTSDEARHISLRDPRVRCIQRIGRRGLASAAIEGMCSTAAPFVAVMDADHQHDPALLVGMLEAVRSGDYDLAYASRFAEGASTEAWGRPDRVKASGIANRIANKVTGVELTDPMSGFFLLPAETLRADAHRLSGVGFKILLDILATVDRPLRVKEFPLNFAARAEGESKLDQTVVFEFLVGLYDKWLGRIIPTRFALFGTVGALGVIVQFAALWVMLHLVFGERFVYGNWSENALFNTANTVAAIVAMTFNFVLNNELTYSDKRLRGFGPLLRGWAQFTVACSLGLLTNVGSAAVLKAMGFHDFVAVLVGIVLGAVWNFALSSKFVWGKY, from the coding sequence ATGACTAATACCGGTCCACAATCCGTAGAAACACCCGGGGCTGATTCGGCCCCGGTTGCCGATGCACGCCCGCTCGAGCTGGCCATCGTGCTGCCCACCTACAACGAGCGGCGCAACGTCGCGACGATGGTCGAGCGCATCGACCGCGAGCTCAAGGGCATCGCCTGGGAAGTGATCTTCGTCGACGACAACAGTCCCGACGGCACTTCCGACGAGGCGCGCCACATCTCGCTTCGCGACCCGCGCGTGCGCTGCATCCAGCGCATCGGGCGGCGAGGCCTTGCCAGCGCCGCGATCGAGGGCATGTGCTCGACCGCCGCGCCTTTCGTCGCGGTGATGGACGCCGACCACCAGCACGATCCCGCGCTGCTCGTGGGCATGCTCGAGGCCGTGCGCTCGGGCGACTACGACCTCGCCTATGCCTCGCGCTTTGCCGAAGGGGCGAGCACCGAGGCATGGGGGCGCCCCGACCGCGTCAAGGCATCGGGCATCGCCAACCGCATCGCCAACAAGGTGACCGGCGTCGAGCTGACCGACCCGATGAGCGGCTTCTTCCTGCTGCCCGCCGAGACGCTGCGTGCCGATGCGCACCGCCTTTCGGGCGTCGGCTTCAAGATCCTCCTCGACATCCTCGCGACGGTTGACAGGCCGCTGCGCGTCAAGGAGTTTCCCCTCAACTTCGCCGCCCGCGCGGAAGGCGAGAGCAAGCTGGATCAGACCGTCGTGTTCGAATTCCTCGTGGGCCTCTACGACAAGTGGCTGGGCCGTATCATCCCGACCCGCTTCGCGCTGTTCGGCACCGTCGGCGCGCTGGGCGTGATCGTCCAGTTCGCGGCGCTGTGGGTCATGCTGCACCTCGTGTTCGGCGAACGCTTCGTTTACGGCAACTGGTCCGAGAACGCGCTGTTCAACACCGCCAACACGGTTGCCGCCATCGTCGCGATGACCTTCAACTTCGTGCTGAACAACGAGCTGACCTATTCCGACAAGCGCCTGCGCGGCTTCGGCCCGCTGCTGCGTGGCTGGGCGCAGTTCACCGTCGCCTGCTCGCTCGGCCTGCTGACCAACGTCGGCTCGGCCGCCGTGCTCAAGGCGATGGGCTTCCACGACTTCGTCGCGGTGCTGGTCGGCATCGTGCTCGGCGCTGTCTGGAATTTCGCGCTCTCGTCCAAGTTCGTCTGGGGCAAGTACTGA